In Flavobacterium sp. N1736, the following are encoded in one genomic region:
- the mazG gene encoding nucleoside triphosphate pyrophosphohydrolase gives MSKELQLQAFERLLIIMDELREQCPWDKKQTLQTLRHLTIEETYELGDAILDNDLNEVKKELGDLLLHIVFYAKIGSETNDFDIADVCNEICEKLIHRHPHIYSDTVVKDEEEVKQNWEKLKLKEGKKSVLEGVPRSLPALVKASRIQDKVKGVGFDWEEPHQVWDKVQEELQELQVEVTAGDQDKIEAEFGDVLFSMINYARFLNVNPEDALERTNKKFIKRFQYLESKAGELGKPLMDMTLAEMDVFWNEAKKL, from the coding sequence ATGAGTAAAGAACTTCAACTTCAGGCATTCGAAAGATTATTAATTATTATGGATGAACTGCGTGAACAATGTCCGTGGGATAAAAAGCAGACTTTGCAAACGCTTAGACATCTTACCATTGAAGAAACGTATGAATTGGGAGATGCAATTTTGGATAATGATTTAAACGAAGTAAAAAAAGAATTAGGAGATTTATTGCTGCATATTGTTTTTTATGCAAAAATAGGCTCAGAAACCAATGATTTTGATATTGCTGATGTTTGTAACGAAATTTGCGAAAAACTAATTCATCGTCATCCTCACATTTATAGCGATACAGTTGTAAAAGATGAAGAAGAAGTCAAACAAAATTGGGAAAAATTAAAACTTAAAGAAGGAAAAAAATCTGTTTTAGAAGGAGTTCCAAGAAGTTTACCGGCATTAGTTAAAGCAAGCCGAATTCAGGATAAAGTAAAAGGTGTTGGTTTTGATTGGGAAGAACCGCATCAGGTTTGGGATAAAGTGCAGGAAGAATTGCAAGAACTGCAAGTAGAAGTGACGGCTGGAGATCAGGATAAAATTGAGGCAGAATTTGGAGACGTATTATTTTCCATGATTAATTATGCCCGATTTTTAAATGTAAATCCGGAAGATGCTTTGGAGCGAACCAATAAAAAGTTTATTAAACGTTTTCAATATCTTGAAAGTAAAGCAGGTGAATTAGGAAAACCTTTAATGGATATGACACTTGCAGAAATGGATGTTTTTTGGAATGAGGCGAAAAAGCTCTGA
- a CDS encoding DUF5606 domain-containing protein, whose amino-acid sequence MNLEKILAISGKPGLYVLKVQTRTGFVAESLLDGKKITVNLKSNVSLLSEISIYTYDGEKPLTEVMQLIAKKEKNGQAISHKEDNATLTSYFKEILPDFDEERVYPSDIKKVLNWYNTLETKGLVTDLAPAVTETPEKTPVAEEKPKKAPTAKKPKAKKEE is encoded by the coding sequence ATGAATTTAGAGAAAATTTTAGCCATTTCTGGGAAACCAGGTTTATATGTATTGAAAGTGCAAACTCGTACAGGTTTTGTGGCAGAATCATTATTAGACGGAAAAAAAATCACAGTAAACTTAAAAAGTAATGTAAGTTTATTATCTGAAATTTCAATCTACACTTACGATGGAGAAAAACCTTTAACGGAAGTAATGCAGCTTATTGCTAAAAAAGAAAAGAACGGTCAGGCAATTTCTCATAAAGAAGATAACGCTACATTAACAAGTTATTTTAAAGAAATTTTACCTGATTTTGATGAAGAAAGGGTTTATCCTTCAGATATTAAAAAAGTATTAAACTGGTATAACACGCTTGAGACAAAAGGATTGGTTACAGATTTGGCACCAGCGGTTACAGAAACTCCGGAAAAAACTCCGGTTGCTGAAGAAAAACCAAAAAAAGCTCCGACGGCTAAAAAACCAAAAGCTAAAAAAGAAGAATAG
- a CDS encoding Crp/Fnr family transcriptional regulator yields the protein MNKCDQCIVRQLTSLQALNKDEVIKLANSKTTYTIKKGESIFEEGEVTNGVFCVKDGVGKLSKLSANGKDQIVKLVKSGELLGQRSMISNEPANLSAKAIADMEVCFIPKSEIIGFFNTNNQFSMKLMQSVCEDLKESENDKIALVQKTVKQRLAETLLYLHDFFGINDDKTLKVQLTREELAGMIGTATESCIRLLSDFNKLDFIELVGKKIVLKDVKALKKLAE from the coding sequence ATGAATAAATGTGACCAATGTATCGTACGGCAGTTAACTTCTTTACAAGCCTTAAATAAAGATGAAGTTATAAAACTTGCAAACAGCAAAACTACTTACACAATTAAAAAAGGAGAGTCAATTTTTGAAGAAGGTGAAGTCACGAATGGCGTTTTTTGTGTGAAAGACGGAGTTGGAAAACTTTCAAAACTTAGTGCCAACGGAAAAGATCAGATTGTAAAATTAGTAAAATCAGGTGAGCTTTTAGGACAGCGTTCTATGATTAGTAACGAACCTGCCAATCTGAGTGCAAAAGCTATAGCTGATATGGAAGTTTGTTTTATTCCAAAATCTGAGATTATTGGTTTTTTTAATACTAACAATCAGTTTTCGATGAAATTAATGCAATCTGTTTGTGAGGATTTAAAAGAATCTGAGAATGATAAAATTGCATTAGTTCAAAAAACCGTAAAACAAAGATTAGCAGAAACATTGCTTTATTTACATGACTTTTTTGGAATAAACGATGATAAAACCCTAAAAGTACAACTAACCAGAGAAGAATTAGCCGGAATGATAGGAACGGCAACCGAAAGCTGCATCCGTTTGCTTTCTGATTTTAATAAATTAGATTTTATAGAATTAGTTGGTAAAAAAATTGTTCTTAAAGATGTAAAAGCATTAAAAAAGCTAGCCGAATAA